CCTGTCGATGGCATTGAGTGAAGAGACGCCTGATTTTATCTGGCACCTGACCCATAAAATCGATACGGGTCGAGCGAATTTCATAGAGAAACAGATGCAAACGCCTCCTTCCCAAGAGGTGACTAAAGTCATAAAGAACCAACTGATCAACATCGTCAATCTCATCAATCACAAGAGGGAACCGTGAGCAGTAAATTTTTCTCCCTGATCAAAGACGGAAAGATACACCTCTCTCCCAAAACCAAAGTCGTTAAAGCCGCAGCCTTTTCTGAATTGCTAAGCTCCATCGAAGTGTTGGAAAAGGTAAAAAATGATGCTCTTGCCTATAGGCAGGAAGTTACAGAGGGTTCAGAGCTGGAGAAAGAGGCAGCCCGCAAAGAAGGTTACGAAGCCGGCTTTAAAGAGTGGGCCGAACATATCGCCAAAATGCAGCAGGAAATCGAATCGATCCGAGGCGAGTACACGAAAGTATTGGCGCCAATAGCCCTGAAAGCTGCCCAGAAAATTGTGGGAAAAGCTATGGAGACTTCCCAGGAAGCCATTTATGACATTGTGACAAATGCTTTGAAGCCCGTGCTTCAGCACAAGAGGATCACTATTTGGTGTAACAAGGAAGACCTGCAAATTTTAGATAAGCATAGGCAGGATTTAAAAGATCTCTTTGAGATGATTGAAGTGTTAAGCATCAAAGAGAGAGACGATATTACCCGAGGCGGGTGCGTTATCGAAACCGAAGGAGGGATCATTAACGCGCAGCTGGAAAATCAATGGGCTGTCTTAGAGAGAGCCTTCCAGTCCTTGTTTAAGGAAGGAAAAGCTGCTCCCCAACACGAACACGAAGCGAAAAGCAAAGGTTGACCCCATGATCAAGCCCTCTTTTCTTTTTAGAAAACTTCTGTTTTTAATCCCGCTGATGCTTCTTTTCATGCCCATGCAAGGGTATTCAGAGACACCTGAAGAGGCAAAGAAAGCGGAGCAAGAGGCGGCAAAGAAGCGGTTTGAAGCGGCTAAGGGAACGAATGTAAACTCTGTTCTGGACGAGCCTTTCGATCAGTTCAAACACCCCACTTTAATCACGCAGGCGGTGGCCCTATCCATATTTGCCCTGCTGCCGTTTATCATCATGATTTTGACATCGTTCATGAAGATCGTGATCGTGCTTTCACTCCTACGAAGTGCCCTCGGGGTGCAGCAGGCGCCCCCTAACCAAATCATCAACGGTGTGGCGTTCATGCTCAGCCTATTCGTCATGTATCCGACAGTGATGCAGATGTGGGATGTCGCGAGAACCGCCATTGAAAGGACTCAAGCGCCTGAATCACTGACAGCCCCAGGATCTTCCACCTACATCATTAAAATTGCCGATGAGACAAAAGAGCCCCTAAGAGATTTTTTAAAGAGGAACTCATCAGTCAAACACCAGCGTCTCTTTTACGGGATGGCCTACCGCACTCTTCCTGAAAATCACCGAAAGGAATTAAAGCCCGATGATTTCATGATTTGTGTACCTTCATTTATCACCAGCCAGTTGAAAGACGCTTTCGAGATCGGGGTTCTAATCTATATTCCTTTCTTCGTGATCGACCTGGTGACTTCCAACATCCTTCTTGCCATGGGTATGATGATGCTCTCACCTGTGACCATCTCCATGCCGCTGAAGCTCTTCCTGCTTGTCATGCTCGACGGCTGGACGCTTTTGGTCGAAGGCCTCGTTAAAACGTTCCGATAGGGAAGAGGGGAATCAGAACATGTTCAAATCACAAGTTATCGAGCTGGCATACAAAGGGCTTCTTCTCATTTTGATTCTCTCTGCCCCGCCCATATTGATCAGCATGATCTTGGGTATCATGGTTGCTATTTTTCAGGCAGCTACCCAGATCCAGGAGCAGACCCTTTCCTTTACCATCAAACTGGTGGCGGTAATTTTAGTCCTGATTGTCATGGGACCTTGGCTCGGTGCCTACATTATGTCTTTCGCAAAAAATATTTTTCTCAATTTCTATCAATGGAGTAATGCGTCAGGTTGAAAATTTTTAAGCAATAGCTCTCTGACTTAGGAAGGTACTCGTGGGCCATGACTACATATCAATATTTTTAAATAGCTCCCTCTACCAGAACCCGGTTGCCGCCCTTTCCCTGCTGTTTCTATTTTTCGGCCGTTTCATGCCCATCATCGCACTTTCACCTTTTTTCGGGTCAAGGGTTCTGCCCCACCCGGTAAAAGTGACATTCGCGCTCTCGATGTTTGTCATCTTCCTACCCAAAATCTTAGAAACCACGACCCGCCCCATCGATTTCAACCTGACCCTTTTGATGTACATGTCGAAAGAGCTCCTAGTCGGCCTTCTGATTGGAAACATCATGAGTATTCCCTTCGTCGTCGTTCAATCGGCAGGCATGCTGATCGACCACCAAAGAGGCGGCTCATCGCTCATGGTCAACGACCCTACCATTCAGAACCAGTCGTCACCCCTTGGTACGCTGTTTAACATGGTGCTGATCTACCTCTTTTTCACAATCGAGGGTCCTTTCATGTTTCTGGAAGTGATCCTGCAGTCTTACGAGTTTTTGCCTATCGACCAGTTCATGAACCCCAATTTTTTTCAAACCGACTCCAGGTCCTGGGCAATGCTTGCCCAACTTCTGAACCAGGTCATGACTCTCTCTATTCAATTTGCGACTCCGGCGCTAATCGCCATCTTGATGACCGACTCATTTCTCGGCATCGCCAACCGTTTAGCTCCCCAAGTTCAAATTACGTTCTTGGGAATGCCGCTCAAATCTCTGCTTGGTCTTTACCTTGTTTGCCAAGGCTGGCTTCTTATGGTCAAGCAGATGCGCGTCACTTCCATCGACTGGATCCAGCATACTGAAGAGATGGTCCGCTACTTCAAATACGTCGGCCAGTAGGAAAGATTTCTCATAAGCCTCAATGGTACTATTTTAAAGACTGTTCACAGATTCGGATACCGAAAAAAGCGCAAGATTTAGCTTTCTCAAAGCCCCACATTTCAAGACACTTTCGACACAAATTTAAATTATTGCCAAATAAAAAAAACTAAATCTCCCCATAATATCTTTTACGTATCAAATAATTAACAACCTATTTAAACTATATATCGTTATTTTAATTAAATTAGAGTTTTTATGGATTCAAGAAGTGTTATTCC
This genomic stretch from Estrella lausannensis harbors:
- a CDS encoding EscT/YscT/HrcT family type III secretion system export apparatus protein encodes the protein MGHDYISIFLNSSLYQNPVAALSLLFLFFGRFMPIIALSPFFGSRVLPHPVKVTFALSMFVIFLPKILETTTRPIDFNLTLLMYMSKELLVGLLIGNIMSIPFVVVQSAGMLIDHQRGGSSLMVNDPTIQNQSSPLGTLFNMVLIYLFFTIEGPFMFLEVILQSYEFLPIDQFMNPNFFQTDSRSWAMLAQLLNQVMTLSIQFATPALIAILMTDSFLGIANRLAPQVQITFLGMPLKSLLGLYLVCQGWLLMVKQMRVTSIDWIQHTEEMVRYFKYVGQ
- the sctR gene encoding type III secretion system export apparatus subunit SctR, coding for MIKPSFLFRKLLFLIPLMLLFMPMQGYSETPEEAKKAEQEAAKKRFEAAKGTNVNSVLDEPFDQFKHPTLITQAVALSIFALLPFIIMILTSFMKIVIVLSLLRSALGVQQAPPNQIINGVAFMLSLFVMYPTVMQMWDVARTAIERTQAPESLTAPGSSTYIIKIADETKEPLRDFLKRNSSVKHQRLFYGMAYRTLPENHRKELKPDDFMICVPSFITSQLKDAFEIGVLIYIPFFVIDLVTSNILLAMGMMMLSPVTISMPLKLFLLVMLDGWTLLVEGLVKTFR
- the sctS gene encoding type III secretion system export apparatus subunit SctS codes for the protein MFKSQVIELAYKGLLLILILSAPPILISMILGIMVAIFQAATQIQEQTLSFTIKLVAVILVLIVMGPWLGAYIMSFAKNIFLNFYQWSNASG
- a CDS encoding HrpE/YscL family type III secretion apparatus protein, which codes for MSSKFFSLIKDGKIHLSPKTKVVKAAAFSELLSSIEVLEKVKNDALAYRQEVTEGSELEKEAARKEGYEAGFKEWAEHIAKMQQEIESIRGEYTKVLAPIALKAAQKIVGKAMETSQEAIYDIVTNALKPVLQHKRITIWCNKEDLQILDKHRQDLKDLFEMIEVLSIKERDDITRGGCVIETEGGIINAQLENQWAVLERAFQSLFKEGKAAPQHEHEAKSKG